In Verrucomicrobiia bacterium, one genomic interval encodes:
- the rpsO gene encoding 30S ribosomal protein S15, whose amino-acid sequence MEAKTKTIESFKLHEKDTGSADVQIALLTQRINHLTEHLQTNKKDHSSRRGLLMMVGQRRRLLDYLHSTDVSRYQAITKKLKLRH is encoded by the coding sequence ATGGAAGCAAAAACGAAGACGATTGAATCATTTAAGTTGCACGAGAAGGATACAGGTTCGGCGGATGTTCAGATCGCCTTGCTCACGCAACGGATCAATCACCTGACGGAGCATCTGCAAACCAACAAGAAGGATCACAGCTCCCGCAGGGGCCTGCTAATGATGGTCGGCCAGCGCCGTCGTCTTCTCGATTATCTTCACAGCACGGATGTGAGCCGATATCAGGCGATCACCAAGAAGCTCAAGCTTCGTCATTGA